One genomic segment of Methylocystis sp. SC2 includes these proteins:
- the serS gene encoding serine--tRNA ligase, whose translation MYDIKWIRENAEIFDRGRARRGLEPISTQLLAFDDARRAAIGELQKAQERRNAASKEIGAAMKAGDSARAEALKAEVTTIKENWPALEEAERYAIAELDNALASIPNTPLDEVPDGADENDNVEVARWGEPREFDFTPKEHFEIGEGLGLMDFETAAKISGARFVVNKGGLARLERALAQFMLDLHTNEHGYMEVSPPLLVRDDAMFGTAQLPKFREDQFVATNQLFVSEAFNQAVDEFNEGILPEGRDLTTRTGQLMQGKNYWLIPTAEVPLTNLVRESILDEAQLPMRMTAGTYCFRAEAGAAGKDTRGMIRQHQFYKVELVSITTPEQSLDEHERMTGCAEKVLQLLELPYRKVVLCTGDMGFASQKTYDLEVWLPGQGRYREISSCSVCGDFQARRMNARYRPSDSKGPRFVHTLNGSGVAVGRAMVAVLENYQQADGSVEVPRVLRPYMGGLARIPS comes from the coding sequence ATGTACGACATCAAATGGATTCGCGAGAACGCTGAAATTTTCGATCGCGGCCGCGCACGGCGCGGGCTGGAGCCGATCTCGACGCAGCTTCTCGCCTTCGACGACGCGCGGCGCGCGGCGATCGGCGAATTGCAAAAGGCGCAGGAGCGTCGCAACGCCGCCTCGAAAGAGATCGGCGCGGCGATGAAGGCGGGCGACAGCGCCCGCGCCGAGGCGCTGAAAGCGGAAGTCACGACGATCAAGGAAAACTGGCCGGCGCTCGAAGAGGCCGAGCGCTACGCGATAGCCGAACTCGACAATGCGCTGGCGAGCATTCCCAACACGCCGCTCGACGAAGTCCCCGACGGCGCCGACGAGAATGACAATGTCGAAGTCGCGCGCTGGGGCGAGCCGCGTGAATTCGATTTCACGCCGAAAGAGCATTTCGAAATCGGCGAAGGCCTTGGGCTGATGGATTTCGAAACGGCGGCGAAAATTTCCGGCGCGCGTTTCGTCGTCAACAAAGGCGGGCTGGCGCGCTTGGAGCGAGCCCTCGCGCAATTCATGCTCGATCTGCATACGAACGAGCATGGCTATATGGAGGTCAGCCCGCCGCTGCTGGTGCGCGACGACGCCATGTTCGGCACGGCGCAATTGCCGAAGTTTAGAGAAGATCAGTTTGTTGCGACAAATCAGCTGTTCGTCAGCGAAGCCTTCAACCAGGCCGTCGATGAATTTAATGAAGGAATTCTCCCCGAGGGCCGGGACTTAACAACTCGAACCGGCCAATTAATGCAGGGAAAGAATTACTGGCTCATCCCCACGGCCGAAGTGCCGCTCACCAATCTCGTGCGCGAGTCGATCCTCGACGAAGCGCAATTGCCGATGCGCATGACCGCCGGCACCTATTGCTTCCGCGCCGAAGCGGGCGCCGCCGGCAAGGACACGCGCGGCATGATCCGCCAGCATCAGTTCTACAAGGTCGAACTCGTGTCGATCACAACGCCGGAGCAATCGCTCGACGAACATGAGCGCATGACGGGCTGCGCCGAGAAGGTGTTGCAGCTTCTTGAACTGCCCTATCGCAAGGTCGTGCTCTGCACCGGCGACATGGGCTTCGCGAGCCAAAAAACCTATGACCTCGAAGTCTGGCTGCCGGGGCAGGGGAGATATCGCGAGATTTCCTCATGCTCGGTCTGCGGCGACTTCCAGGCGCGGCGCATGAACGCGCGCTATCGCCCGAGCGATAGCAAGGGGCCGCGTTTTGTCCACACGCTCAACGGCTCGGGCGTCGCGGTCGGCCGCGCGATGGTCGCGGTGCTGGAGAATTATCAGCAGGCCGACGGCTCAGTCGAGGTTCCCCGCGTCCTTCGGCCTTACATGGGCGGGCTCGCGCGCATCCCGAGCTGA
- a CDS encoding SH3 domain-containing protein, whose translation MRLRLSFLLAAAMSAAPGCAAAFEAYVAAVTPLQVSPSSSARPVTTMAANIPFNVLGCGRWCQVQYGGTMGYVPAPLVIPGAPPTAPGSGLLGFLAAPVVLPVAARDLLSDGYAPRADYGYGWTPFFGTSPEPHCEEPARRGRCVHRRRSARDAREPAHVRPKDAGNLD comes from the coding sequence ATGCGCTTACGACTGTCGTTCTTGCTTGCGGCGGCGATGAGCGCCGCCCCCGGCTGCGCCGCCGCTTTTGAGGCCTATGTGGCGGCGGTGACGCCGCTCCAGGTCAGCCCCAGTTCGAGCGCGCGGCCGGTCACCACGATGGCGGCGAATATTCCCTTCAATGTGCTCGGCTGCGGCCGCTGGTGCCAGGTGCAATATGGCGGGACCATGGGCTATGTCCCGGCGCCGCTTGTGATCCCCGGCGCGCCGCCGACCGCGCCCGGCTCCGGCCTGTTGGGATTTCTGGCCGCGCCCGTGGTGCTGCCGGTCGCGGCGCGCGACCTGCTCAGCGACGGCTATGCGCCGCGCGCCGACTACGGCTATGGCTGGACGCCGTTTTTTGGGACGTCGCCCGAGCCCCATTGCGAAGAGCCCGCGAGACGCGGGCGCTGCGTCCACCGACGGCGTTCAGCTCGGGATGCGCGCGAGCCCGCCCATGTAAGGCCGAAGGACGCGGGGAACCTCGACTGA
- the surE gene encoding 5'/3'-nucleotidase SurE produces MRILITNDDGVHARGLAIAETIARAFTDDIFVIAPEFEQSGVSHSLSLNDPLRLREISPRHFALKGTPTDCVIMGLRKLMLDHPPDLLISGVNCGQNIAEDVSYSGTIAGAMEGTILGIPSIALSQVYDFFADRRTIHWECAATHGAEVVRRLIAAGIPKNVLMNVNFPHCAPEDVAGVAITMQGRRSSDIVRIEDRKDGRGNPYHWISFQRGDFKSGQGTDLLALEEKKISITPLQLDFTDHPTVTRLAAAFEPKE; encoded by the coding sequence ATGCGCATTCTCATCACCAATGACGACGGCGTTCACGCGCGCGGCCTGGCGATCGCCGAGACGATCGCGCGCGCCTTCACTGACGATATTTTCGTCATCGCGCCGGAATTCGAGCAATCGGGCGTTTCGCATTCGCTGTCGCTCAATGATCCGCTGCGGCTGCGGGAGATTTCGCCGCGCCACTTCGCGCTCAAGGGAACGCCGACCGATTGCGTCATCATGGGCCTGCGCAAGCTGATGCTCGATCATCCGCCCGATCTTCTGATTTCCGGCGTCAACTGCGGCCAGAATATCGCCGAGGACGTCTCCTATTCCGGCACTATCGCCGGGGCGATGGAGGGCACGATTCTCGGCATTCCGTCGATCGCGCTCTCCCAGGTCTATGATTTCTTCGCGGACCGCCGGACGATCCACTGGGAATGCGCGGCGACGCATGGCGCCGAGGTTGTGCGCCGCCTGATCGCGGCGGGCATTCCCAAGAACGTGTTGATGAATGTCAATTTTCCGCATTGCGCGCCCGAGGACGTCGCCGGCGTCGCGATCACGATGCAGGGCAGGCGCAGCAGCGACATCGTGCGGATCGAGGACCGCAAGGACGGCCGCGGCAATCCCTATCACTGGATCTCCTTCCAGCGCGGCGACTTCAAGTCGGGGCAGGGCACCGATCTGCTGGCGCTCGAAGAAAAGAAAATCTCCATCACCCCGCTGCAGCTGGATTTCACCGATCATCCGACGGTGACGCGTCTCGCCGCGGCGTTCGAGCCCAAAGAATGA
- a CDS encoding protein-L-isoaspartate O-methyltransferase, which translates to MTERRAPNAAEYEERAALLLTLRQAGLRDLSVLRAMEATPREAFAPYRFRDLANRNLLLPIGCGQTMSRPVELARRLEALKIGRGHRVLEVGAGSGYGAAALAQLASEVVSLERFETLAIEASRRLAAHGVANAKAIFADGLDPPHELGRFDRIIVQASVGAAPAALIQMLTPGGALLFARREHAQAGARAKERLIKLDRNEDGELRETDLGPCRLGPAIPGLAQAL; encoded by the coding sequence ATGACAGAGCGCCGCGCGCCCAACGCAGCCGAATACGAGGAGCGCGCGGCGCTGCTGCTGACCTTGCGCCAGGCGGGGCTGCGCGACCTCTCGGTGTTGCGCGCGATGGAGGCGACCCCGCGGGAGGCGTTCGCGCCCTATCGCTTTCGCGATCTGGCGAATCGCAATCTCTTGCTGCCGATCGGCTGCGGGCAGACCATGTCGCGTCCGGTCGAACTCGCCAGACGGCTCGAGGCGCTCAAGATCGGCCGCGGCCACCGGGTGCTGGAGGTCGGGGCGGGGTCCGGCTATGGCGCGGCGGCGCTCGCGCAGCTCGCCAGCGAGGTCGTAAGCCTCGAACGTTTCGAGACGCTCGCCATCGAGGCCTCGCGCCGGTTGGCCGCCCATGGCGTTGCAAACGCCAAGGCGATTTTCGCCGACGGCCTCGATCCGCCTCACGAGCTCGGACGCTTCGATCGGATCATCGTCCAGGCCTCGGTCGGCGCCGCGCCCGCCGCGCTCATCCAAATGCTCACGCCGGGCGGCGCGCTGCTGTTCGCCCGCAGGGAGCACGCGCAGGCCGGCGCGCGGGCGAAGGAACGATTGATTAAGCTTGATCGCAACGAGGACGGCGAACTGCGCGAGACGGATCTTGGCCCGTGTCGCCTGGGGCCGGCGATCCCCGGACTGGCGCAGGCGCTCTAA
- a CDS encoding peptidoglycan DD-metalloendopeptidase family protein codes for MVTKHHIAYSRAAVRFLAAVGVAALVAGCSDASRFGGDTFSDPFSDPFSGSAKTASLGVDRAPVGAIADAPAQSPPSTAVETRPLPAPSASAPAQSGGASLARTSTPAAQPSSTRVAAAGASGHWSAEGGTPIVVAQGETAAMLATRYGVPTDALLRANGFNIASQVQPGSRLVVPVYRAGGAPVVATRVPAGPAKAAAAVPAAAKPLAAKPAPSAKSVADARPAEPAKPVRKTEAEPAKTKPIDKSKAAAKTASEKTLVKAEPRIAATTPARAVKTERIARGPSSPVASEAEPKIADARSTPVVAAETPKETPSARKVDTTATASIPPANDAKAVASDESRPEFRWPARGRIIQGFTSGGNDGINIAVPEGTQVKAAEGGVVAYAGSELKGYGNLVLIRHPNGFVSAYAHNGELDVKRGDQVKRGQTIAKSGQSGNVGSPQLHFELRKGSTPVDPTRYLAGL; via the coding sequence ATGGTTACCAAGCATCACATTGCTTATTCGCGCGCCGCAGTGCGGTTCCTGGCTGCCGTCGGCGTCGCCGCCCTTGTCGCCGGCTGCTCCGACGCCTCCCGCTTCGGAGGCGACACCTTCTCCGATCCCTTCTCCGACCCCTTCTCGGGATCGGCCAAGACCGCCTCGCTCGGCGTCGATCGGGCGCCTGTCGGCGCGATCGCCGACGCGCCGGCGCAGAGCCCGCCCTCCACGGCGGTGGAGACCCGTCCCTTGCCCGCGCCCTCGGCCAGCGCGCCCGCCCAGAGCGGCGGCGCGTCCCTGGCGCGGACCTCTACGCCAGCGGCGCAGCCGTCGTCGACGCGCGTTGCGGCCGCCGGCGCCAGCGGCCACTGGAGCGCCGAAGGCGGCACGCCGATCGTTGTCGCCCAGGGCGAGACCGCGGCAATGCTGGCCACCCGCTACGGCGTGCCCACCGACGCGCTGCTGCGGGCGAATGGCTTCAACATCGCCTCGCAGGTTCAGCCAGGCTCTCGTCTGGTGGTTCCCGTCTATCGGGCCGGCGGCGCTCCTGTCGTGGCGACGCGCGTCCCCGCCGGTCCGGCGAAAGCGGCGGCCGCCGTGCCGGCCGCGGCCAAGCCGCTCGCCGCGAAGCCTGCGCCGTCGGCGAAGTCCGTGGCCGACGCCAGGCCGGCGGAACCGGCGAAGCCGGTCCGCAAGACCGAAGCCGAACCGGCTAAAACCAAGCCGATCGATAAGTCGAAGGCGGCGGCCAAAACCGCGTCGGAGAAGACGCTCGTCAAGGCGGAGCCGCGCATCGCCGCGACGACGCCGGCCCGCGCCGTCAAAACCGAGCGGATCGCCCGTGGGCCGTCCTCTCCCGTGGCGTCGGAAGCTGAGCCCAAGATCGCGGACGCGCGCAGCACGCCCGTTGTCGCCGCCGAAACCCCGAAAGAAACGCCCAGCGCCCGCAAGGTCGACACCACGGCGACCGCCTCCATTCCCCCGGCGAATGACGCGAAAGCGGTGGCTTCCGACGAAAGTCGGCCCGAGTTCCGCTGGCCCGCCCGCGGCCGCATCATTCAGGGCTTCACGTCGGGCGGAAACGACGGGATCAACATCGCGGTGCCCGAAGGAACGCAGGTCAAGGCGGCCGAAGGCGGGGTCGTCGCCTATGCCGGCAGCGAGCTCAAGGGCTACGGCAATCTCGTGCTCATTCGGCATCCCAACGGCTTCGTTTCGGCCTACGCTCACAATGGCGAACTCGACGTCAAGCGCGGCGATCAGGTCAAGCGCGGTCAGACGATCGCCAAGTCCGGCCAGTCGGGCAATGTCGGCTCGCCGCAGCTTCACTTCGAACTGCGCAAGGGTTCGACGCCCGTCGATCCGACGCGCTATCTGGCGGGGTTGTAG
- the zapE gene encoding cell division protein ZapE encodes MTSRAQSIVEKYDALVAQGALERDASQRAAVEKLQALADALVSRRPKNASVTQALLATFRLRRQPARGLYLWGSVGRGKTFLMNLFFGALPVEKKRRAHFHAFMADVHDRLHRLREKPHRSDADPVSCVAQQIAQETRVLCFDEFAVHDVADASIVARLFSSLLASGVVIVATSNVEPCRLYEGGRNRDLFLPFIAILQERMDVLRLDAPNDYRRRRGDLGQVYFTPADSRARSAIDALYATLAGDAGETPATIEVKRRRIEIPQTAGRVARLSFAALCGQPLSAADYMAIAEKFDAVIVEDVPALTPEQRNEARRFITLIDVLYEARILLVVSAAAEPSELYHADYGAEAREFERAASRLIEMRGKDYTDARAALMASTCSP; translated from the coding sequence ATGACGTCGCGCGCGCAGAGCATCGTCGAGAAATATGACGCGCTCGTCGCGCAGGGCGCGTTGGAGCGCGACGCGTCGCAGCGCGCGGCGGTCGAGAAGCTTCAAGCGCTCGCCGACGCTCTCGTAAGCCGCAGGCCGAAAAACGCCAGTGTGACGCAAGCGCTCCTTGCGACCTTTCGCCTTCGGCGGCAGCCCGCGCGCGGCCTCTACCTCTGGGGATCGGTCGGGCGCGGCAAAACCTTCTTGATGAACCTGTTCTTCGGCGCGCTTCCTGTCGAGAAGAAGCGTCGCGCGCATTTTCACGCCTTCATGGCGGACGTGCACGACCGGCTGCATCGCCTGCGTGAGAAGCCGCATCGTAGCGACGCCGATCCGGTGAGCTGCGTGGCGCAGCAGATCGCGCAAGAAACCCGTGTGCTCTGCTTTGACGAGTTCGCCGTGCACGATGTCGCTGACGCATCGATCGTCGCACGGCTGTTTTCTTCACTGCTGGCGTCGGGCGTCGTCATTGTCGCGACGTCCAACGTCGAGCCTTGCCGGCTTTATGAAGGCGGCCGCAATCGCGATCTGTTCCTGCCCTTTATCGCCATATTGCAGGAGCGAATGGACGTCCTGCGTCTCGACGCGCCGAACGACTATCGGCGACGGCGCGGCGATCTCGGGCAGGTCTATTTCACGCCCGCCGACTCTCGCGCAAGATCGGCGATCGACGCGCTCTATGCGACGCTCGCCGGCGACGCGGGGGAAACGCCCGCGACAATTGAGGTCAAGCGACGCCGCATCGAGATCCCGCAAACCGCGGGCCGCGTCGCGCGTCTGAGCTTCGCGGCGCTCTGCGGTCAACCGCTGTCGGCGGCGGATTATATGGCGATCGCCGAGAAATTTGACGCGGTGATCGTCGAAGACGTACCGGCCTTGACGCCAGAGCAGCGGAACGAAGCGCGCCGCTTCATCACGCTGATCGACGTTCTTTACGAGGCGCGCATTCTGCTGGTCGTTTCCGCCGCGGCGGAGCCTTCCGAACTCTACCACGCGGACTACGGCGCCGAAGCGCGCGAATTCGAACGCGCGGCGTCGCGCCTGATCGAAATGCGGGGCAAAGATTACACTGACGCCCGCGCCGCGCTCATGGCTTCGACATGCAGTCCTTGA
- a CDS encoding GNAT family N-acetyltransferase → MIDLAVKFAPLTAADDAPIEKLDERAFGPGRYARTAYRLREGVDPDRSLSFVARIGTLLVGANRMTPILVGSTPALLLGPLTVEPAFRQQRVGETLVKYSLDAARDAGHGLVLLVGDEEYYARLGFAPVPQGKITMPGPVDPERLLYCELRPGALAEANGRMRRA, encoded by the coding sequence ATGATCGATCTCGCCGTAAAATTTGCGCCGCTGACGGCCGCAGACGACGCGCCTATCGAAAAGCTCGACGAACGCGCGTTCGGTCCGGGCAGATATGCGCGTACGGCCTATCGCTTGCGCGAAGGCGTCGATCCCGATCGTTCGCTGTCCTTTGTCGCGCGGATCGGAACCCTGCTTGTCGGCGCCAACCGCATGACGCCCATCCTCGTCGGATCGACGCCCGCGCTTTTGCTTGGTCCTTTGACTGTCGAGCCGGCGTTTCGCCAGCAGCGCGTCGGCGAGACGCTCGTCAAATATTCGCTGGACGCCGCGCGCGACGCCGGACATGGGCTCGTCCTGCTCGTCGGCGACGAGGAATATTATGCGCGGTTGGGATTCGCGCCTGTGCCGCAGGGCAAAATCACGATGCCGGGTCCCGTGGACCCGGAGCGCCTGCTCTATTGCGAACTCCGCCCCGGCGCGCTCGCAGAGGCGAACGGCAGGATGCGGCGCGCATGA
- a CDS encoding GNAT family N-acetyltransferase: MAEYRLRRASIADARLIAELHARAWRETYLGVMREEALASIDLDDWTRWLARIGSSEDAQAVFIACEGETLVGFARCARQSNPKLVPLGFEGEIASIYLLLRAQRRGLGRRLMQRLAAHLMSAGCASAAVWVLRDAPKARGFYEALGAEPVGVEGVWEIAGDVLPDIAYGWRDLRALSAGAGSVARSPIG, from the coding sequence ATGGCGGAGTATCGCTTGCGCCGGGCAAGCATCGCGGACGCCCGATTGATCGCCGAACTCCACGCCAGGGCATGGCGGGAGACCTATCTTGGCGTGATGCGCGAAGAGGCGCTGGCGTCCATCGATCTCGACGATTGGACGCGCTGGCTGGCGCGGATCGGCTCAAGCGAAGACGCTCAGGCCGTGTTCATCGCGTGCGAGGGCGAGACTCTGGTAGGCTTCGCCCGTTGCGCTCGCCAGTCCAACCCTAAGCTCGTTCCGCTTGGCTTCGAGGGCGAAATCGCGTCGATCTACCTGCTGCTGCGCGCCCAGCGCCGCGGCTTAGGCAGGCGCTTGATGCAGCGGCTCGCCGCGCATCTGATGTCCGCCGGCTGCGCGAGCGCCGCCGTTTGGGTCTTGCGCGACGCGCCGAAGGCCCGCGGATTTTATGAAGCGCTCGGCGCGGAGCCTGTCGGCGTCGAGGGCGTGTGGGAGATTGCGGGCGACGTCCTGCCGGACATCGCCTATGGCTGGCGTGATCTGCGCGCCTTGAGCGCCGGAGCCGGCTCCGTCGCGCGTTCACCAATAGGGTGA
- a CDS encoding NUDIX domain-containing protein — protein sequence MTKPEEGRAAPSRRTRFTLRLIALGARFQRPMTLGVRGLVLDARNRVLLVRHTYVDGFYLPGGGVESGETLVEALERELSEEANILLDAPPVLFGMYFNRRFSTRDHVALYVVRSFRLTQPRAPDREIAEADFFALDALPADTTAGTRARLSEALENAPVSPYW from the coding sequence TTGACGAAGCCCGAAGAAGGACGCGCGGCGCCATCGAGGCGCACGCGTTTTACGTTGCGGCTCATCGCTTTGGGCGCACGCTTTCAACGTCCGATGACCCTGGGCGTGCGCGGCCTCGTCCTCGACGCAAGAAACCGCGTGCTGCTTGTCCGGCACACTTATGTGGATGGTTTTTATTTGCCGGGCGGCGGCGTCGAAAGCGGCGAAACGCTTGTCGAGGCGCTCGAGCGCGAGCTGAGCGAGGAGGCGAATATCCTGCTCGATGCGCCGCCTGTACTGTTCGGCATGTATTTCAATCGGCGGTTCTCGACGCGAGACCACGTCGCGCTTTATGTCGTGCGTTCGTTTCGCCTCACGCAGCCGCGCGCGCCGGATCGCGAGATCGCGGAGGCGGACTTCTTCGCGCTCGACGCTCTGCCGGCGGATACGACCGCAGGGACGCGGGCGCGGCTGTCCGAGGCGCTGGAGAACGCGCCTGTCTCACCCTATTGGTGA
- a CDS encoding metallophosphoesterase, whose product MNFRLAHLSDAHIGPIPRPNLAELLGKRVTGYVNWLYKRGDQHDMRVLGKIVADIKAQAPDHVVMTGDIVNIGLPGEIALAKDWLASLGAPGDVSFTPGNHDAYVASVTDLVHEVFAPWTTGESAGGGFPYLRRRGGVALIGLDTGVPTAPFVASGRLGATQLAALADLLERAKAQGLARVVCLHHPPHVGGARRLRGLEDAADFESVIARHGAELILHGHNHKPSLHRLPGPGAATPVVGVASASARPGGHYPGAAYNLYQIEREADGVRISLRRRGLNDAGEVVELESVEL is encoded by the coding sequence TTGAACTTCCGGCTCGCCCATCTTTCCGACGCGCATATCGGCCCGATTCCTCGCCCCAATCTCGCGGAGCTCCTTGGCAAGCGCGTCACGGGCTATGTGAACTGGCTTTATAAACGCGGCGATCAGCACGATATGCGCGTGCTCGGCAAGATCGTCGCGGACATCAAAGCGCAGGCGCCCGACCACGTCGTCATGACCGGGGATATCGTCAACATCGGACTGCCCGGCGAAATCGCGCTCGCCAAAGACTGGCTCGCCTCTCTGGGCGCGCCTGGCGACGTGAGCTTCACGCCCGGAAATCACGACGCTTATGTGGCGAGCGTGACAGATCTCGTTCACGAGGTTTTCGCGCCTTGGACGACGGGCGAGAGCGCAGGCGGGGGCTTTCCCTATTTGCGCAGGCGCGGCGGCGTCGCGCTGATCGGTCTCGACACCGGCGTGCCGACGGCGCCTTTCGTCGCTTCCGGGCGGCTCGGGGCGACTCAGCTGGCGGCGCTCGCGGATCTGCTGGAGCGCGCGAAGGCGCAAGGACTTGCGCGCGTCGTCTGCCTTCACCACCCGCCGCATGTCGGCGGCGCGCGTCGTCTGCGCGGGCTCGAAGACGCGGCGGACTTCGAAAGCGTCATCGCGCGCCATGGCGCTGAACTCATTCTGCATGGGCATAATCACAAGCCCAGTCTGCATCGTCTGCCGGGGCCCGGCGCCGCGACGCCGGTCGTGGGCGTCGCATCGGCTTCCGCCCGGCCCGGCGGGCATTATCCGGGCGCCGCCTATAATCTTTACCAGATCGAGCGCGAAGCGGACGGCGTCAGGATTTCGCTGCGCAGGCGTGGATTGAACGACGCCGGCGAGGTCGTTGAACTCGAATCCGTTGAGCTGTGA